The following coding sequences are from one Muntiacus reevesi chromosome 17, mMunRee1.1, whole genome shotgun sequence window:
- the SOX7 gene encoding transcription factor SOX-7: MASLLGTYPWPEGLECPALEAELSDGLSPPAAPRPPGDKGSESRIRRPMNAFMVWAKDERKRLAVQNPDLHNAELSKMLGKSWKALTLSQKRPYVDEAERLRLQHMQDYPNYKYRPRRKKQAKRLCKRVDPGFLLSSLSRDQNSLPEKRGGGRGAPGEKEDRGEYSPGSALPGLRGCFHDGPAGGSGGGGGGTPGSVDAYPYGLPTPPEMSPLDVLEPEQTFFSSPCQEDHAHSRRIAHLPGHPYSPEYAPNPLHCGHPLGSLALGQSSGVSMMSTVPGCPASPAYYSQAAYPPLHSNLHAHLGQLSPPPEHPGFDALDQLSQVELLGDMDRNEFDQYLNTPGHPDSAAGALSGQGAVSEVTPTGPTETSLISVLADATATYYNSYSVS, encoded by the exons ATGGCCTCGCTGCTAGGAACTTACCCGTGGCCCGAGGGTCTCGAGTGCCCGGCCCTGGAAGCCGAGCTGTCGGACGGGCTGTCGCCGCCGGCCGCCCCCCGCCCGCCGGGGGACAAGGGCTCGGAGAGCCGTATCCGGCGGCCCATGAACGCCTTCATGGTGTGGGCCAAGGACGAGAGGAAACGTCTGGCGGTGCAGAACCCGGACCTGCACAACGCCGAGCTCAGCAAGATGCTGG GAAAGTCGTGGAAGGCGCTGACGCTGTCCCAGAAGAGGCCCTACGTGGACGAGGCGGAGCGGCTGCGACTCCAACACATGCAGGACTACCCCAACTACAAGTACCGGCCGCGCAGGAAGAAGCAGGCCAAGCGCCTGTGCAAGCGCGTGGACCCAGGCTTCCTGCTCAGCTCGCTCTCCCGCGACCAGAACTCCCTGCCCGAGAAGCGGGGCGGCGGCCGGGGGGCGCCGGGGGAGAAGGAGGACCGGGGTGAGTACTCCCCGGGCTCCGCGCTGCCCGGCCTGCGGGGCTGCTTCCACGACGGCCCAgccggcggcagcggcggcggcggcggcggcacccCGGGCAGCGTGGACGCGTACCCCTACGGGCTGCCCACCCCGCCGGAGATGTCACCCTTGGACGTGCTGGAGCCGGAGCAGACCTTCTTCTCCTCCCCATGCCAGGAGGACCATGCGCACTCCCGCCGCATCGCCCACCTGCCCGGGCACCCCTACTCCCCGGAGTAcgcccccaaccccctccactgCGGCCACCCCCTGGGCTCCCTGGCCCTCGGTCAGTCCTCGGGCGTCTCCATGATGTCCACCGTGCCTGGCTGTCCCGCGTCTCCGGCCTATTACTCCCAGGCCGCCTACCCGCCTCTCCACTCCAACCTGCACGCCCACCTGGGCCAGCTCTCCCCGCCTCCCGAGCATCCCGGCTTCGACGCCCTGGATCAGCTGAGCCAGGTGGAACTCCTGGGGGACATGGATCGCAATGAATTCGACCAGTACTTGAACACTCCTGGCCACCCAGACTCTGCCGCCGGGGCCCTCAGCGGGCAGGGCGCGGTCTCCGAGGTGACACCTACGGGTCCCACAGAGACCAGCCTCATTTCCGTGCTGGCTGACGCCACGGCCACGTACTACAACAGCTACAGCGTGTCCTAG